The Rhodothermales bacterium genome includes a region encoding these proteins:
- a CDS encoding FG-GAP-like repeat-containing protein, giving the protein MSLILLGVVFWGIGGTQQAVGQLAFTEVGVAAGVGNDLYDTGHAHGLGVNWIDYDMDGFPDLFMTNGEDLDAHLYRNNNGDGTFTNMDALLPALPNVELTSTAFADYDNDGDMDIYITANNNLTSLDGPVNVLLKNLWVENGNQASTPLFTDVAAAAGVENRATPALGNLPGYNSLTTGWVDYNRDSCIDLFVGNMVFSQGGQPANLNALYMNNCDGTFTNVTASSGVNPTGQSLWYRPTLAFFGGIMDPNDLWPDLYVVNVQEFSPYHHDLQYRNNGDGTFTEWTSQMPGIGDDSGAGMGIDVADIDHDGDWDIYMSDLLDPGNEPVAEGNVLYLGNPDGTWNDNSAIPAGVKAGGSWGINFADFDNDTFEDMMVAAGDPLLFKNDTDGTFTDVSASSGMLNLGGSGRGSAVADFDRDGDLDFVVIYDGGTVGEPNIQLYKNVSAGLGNWLQVDLNATVSNRAAIGALVEATVNGVKLMRQVKGGSSAHSQDDLLVHFGLGSATTVSEVKISWPSGIVQTLTNVPANQMLSITEEATPPSGDLFTDVTAPMGVDVTHDGWDVGGMGIGTGAAWFDYDNDGDLDLYMTMRAGANKLFKNNGGSFTDVAASAGVTDASHDGSGVAVADYNNDGCKDLYLANNDEDVLYRNNCDGTFTDVTNTPGSDLSDMMQARGTSASWGDYDNDGLVDLYVANHAVLDGNVAPGGTARQQAQDYLFHNNGDDTFTDVSSMLLGVDREGMSFIGSWTDYDRDGDLDIFLISDCPFSSTAPQRLWRNDGGTNGLSDWTFTETSAAANANWCQNGMGIAVGDYDRDGDQDFFYTDDGNNGDSSPTRAGTLLLKNDGDGTFSDGTAAAGVSSTSFSWGAGFFDYDLDGWQDLYMAAGRVFIEQTPDANVLWHNNGGTFSNVSAGSGVNDANHGRTPIYGDYDGDGDPDLFLVNHGGPTKLFRNDNANGNRWLIVDLVGTTSNRDGIGARIAVSTPDGATQTVETRSGSSLSGGDDIGAYFGLGSNLSISSIQITWPSGVVQTLTGIAVNQRLTITEEGGVGNQPPVASFTATTNGLAVDVDASASTDDSAIVSYAWTFGDGATGTGVTASHTYAAAGTYTVALTVTDDEGATGSTSKSVTVSDGTGTGAFLESGGLVSMEAENFHSQVDRDGHTWTSTTASAGFSGAAAMQATPDDGTRVRTGPEAVSPELVFEVNFATTGTYYVWQRIWGVDSRGNKAFAGLDGTAESSPLKVNTFGSWLWANSKQDGGISTIEVTSAGVHTVHVWMGDDGVFVDKVVLSTDAGFVPTGTGPAESPKDGGDPVNPAPVASFTVTQGAGEFDFDVDGSASTDDGAIVSYDWTFGDGATATGATASHTYGAYGTYTVTLTVTDDLGATGSTSQTVTIVDPNGSGAFLEAGGMVVMEAEHFHDNIARGADSWAAASANAGASGASYMVSTPDDGTQIDSGVETSSPEFSFDVEFTTTGDYYIWARVWADNNRANSGYAGVDGAVVPNANGLTVATFSAWTWVTVQKGSTPVSVNIGSAGAHTVHVWMREDGLAVDKVLLTTDAGFTPTGEGPAESPQGSAAPVAGALRGVAAEGLMLQAEALPTEFALEGNYPNPFNPTTTIRFALPEAAQVRLTVYDMLGREVARVFDGELPAGRHEASWNGRTDAGATVSSGAYLLRMSAGSFSAVKRMVVVK; this is encoded by the coding sequence TTGAGCCTGATCCTTTTGGGGGTCGTCTTCTGGGGGATTGGAGGCACGCAACAGGCTGTAGGGCAGTTGGCGTTCACCGAGGTCGGCGTGGCCGCCGGCGTCGGGAATGATCTGTACGACACCGGACACGCGCACGGCCTCGGGGTGAACTGGATCGACTACGACATGGACGGATTTCCGGATCTGTTCATGACGAATGGCGAGGACCTGGATGCCCATCTCTACCGGAATAACAATGGCGACGGGACGTTCACCAACATGGATGCCCTGCTGCCCGCCCTCCCGAATGTGGAATTGACCAGCACCGCGTTTGCCGATTACGACAACGACGGCGACATGGACATCTACATCACGGCGAACAACAACCTGACCAGCCTCGACGGCCCGGTCAACGTACTGCTCAAAAACCTCTGGGTGGAAAATGGCAATCAGGCCAGCACGCCGCTCTTCACGGACGTGGCCGCGGCCGCCGGCGTCGAGAACCGCGCGACGCCCGCCCTGGGTAACCTGCCCGGCTACAACAGCCTCACCACGGGCTGGGTAGACTACAACCGGGACAGCTGCATCGACCTCTTCGTGGGCAACATGGTGTTCTCGCAGGGCGGCCAGCCGGCCAACCTCAACGCCCTGTACATGAACAACTGCGACGGTACCTTCACCAATGTAACCGCTTCCAGCGGGGTGAACCCGACCGGCCAGAGCCTCTGGTACCGCCCGACCCTCGCGTTCTTCGGCGGCATCATGGATCCGAACGATCTCTGGCCCGACCTCTACGTCGTGAACGTGCAGGAATTCTCGCCCTACCACCACGACCTCCAGTACCGCAACAACGGCGACGGCACCTTCACCGAATGGACGAGCCAGATGCCCGGCATCGGCGACGACTCCGGCGCCGGCATGGGGATCGACGTGGCGGACATCGACCACGACGGCGACTGGGACATCTACATGTCCGACCTGCTCGATCCGGGTAACGAGCCGGTTGCCGAAGGCAACGTGCTCTACCTCGGCAACCCCGACGGCACCTGGAACGACAACTCGGCCATCCCGGCCGGCGTCAAGGCCGGCGGTTCGTGGGGCATCAACTTCGCCGACTTCGACAACGATACGTTCGAGGACATGATGGTCGCCGCCGGCGACCCGCTGCTCTTCAAGAACGACACGGACGGCACCTTCACCGACGTCTCCGCCAGCAGCGGCATGCTCAACCTCGGCGGCTCCGGCCGCGGATCGGCGGTGGCCGACTTCGACCGGGACGGCGACCTCGACTTTGTCGTCATCTACGACGGCGGCACGGTCGGCGAGCCGAACATCCAGCTGTACAAAAACGTGAGCGCCGGCCTGGGCAACTGGCTGCAGGTCGACCTGAACGCGACGGTCAGCAACCGCGCCGCCATCGGCGCGCTGGTCGAAGCCACCGTCAACGGCGTCAAGCTCATGCGGCAGGTCAAGGGCGGCTCCAGCGCGCACTCGCAGGACGACCTGCTCGTGCACTTCGGCCTCGGCAGCGCCACGACCGTGAGCGAAGTCAAGATCTCCTGGCCCTCGGGCATCGTGCAGACCCTGACCAACGTGCCGGCCAACCAGATGCTCAGCATCACCGAAGAAGCCACGCCGCCTTCCGGCGACCTCTTCACCGATGTGACGGCGCCGATGGGCGTCGACGTCACCCACGACGGATGGGATGTCGGCGGCATGGGCATCGGCACCGGGGCGGCCTGGTTCGATTATGACAACGACGGCGATCTCGACCTGTACATGACGATGCGCGCCGGCGCGAACAAGCTGTTCAAAAACAACGGCGGTTCGTTCACCGACGTCGCCGCGTCCGCCGGCGTGACCGACGCCTCGCACGACGGCTCGGGTGTCGCTGTGGCCGACTACAACAACGACGGCTGCAAGGACCTCTACCTCGCCAACAACGACGAAGACGTGCTCTACCGCAACAACTGCGACGGCACCTTCACCGACGTGACCAACACACCCGGCTCGGATCTCTCCGACATGATGCAGGCCCGCGGCACGTCGGCCTCGTGGGGCGACTATGACAACGACGGTCTGGTCGATCTCTACGTCGCCAACCACGCCGTTCTCGACGGCAACGTGGCGCCCGGCGGCACGGCTCGCCAGCAGGCGCAGGACTACCTGTTCCACAACAACGGCGACGACACGTTTACCGATGTGTCGAGCATGCTCCTCGGCGTGGATCGCGAGGGCATGAGCTTCATCGGCTCGTGGACCGACTACGACCGCGACGGCGATCTGGACATCTTCCTGATCAGCGACTGCCCCTTCTCCAGCACGGCGCCCCAGCGCCTCTGGCGGAACGACGGCGGCACGAACGGGCTGAGCGACTGGACGTTCACGGAAACCAGCGCGGCCGCCAACGCCAACTGGTGCCAGAACGGCATGGGCATCGCCGTGGGGGACTACGACCGTGACGGTGACCAGGACTTCTTCTATACGGACGACGGCAACAACGGCGACTCCTCGCCGACCCGCGCCGGCACGCTCCTGCTGAAGAACGACGGCGACGGCACGTTCTCCGACGGCACCGCCGCCGCCGGCGTCAGCTCCACGTCGTTCTCGTGGGGCGCCGGGTTCTTCGATTACGACCTGGACGGATGGCAGGACCTCTACATGGCCGCCGGCCGCGTCTTCATCGAGCAGACGCCCGACGCCAACGTCCTCTGGCACAACAACGGCGGCACGTTCTCGAACGTCTCCGCCGGCAGCGGCGTCAACGACGCCAACCACGGCCGCACCCCGATTTACGGCGACTACGACGGCGACGGTGACCCCGACCTCTTCCTGGTCAACCATGGAGGGCCGACGAAGCTCTTCCGGAACGACAACGCCAACGGCAACCGCTGGCTGATCGTCGACCTCGTCGGCACGACCAGCAACCGCGACGGCATCGGCGCGCGCATCGCGGTCTCGACGCCCGACGGCGCCACGCAGACCGTTGAAACGCGCTCGGGCTCCAGCCTCAGTGGCGGCGACGACATCGGCGCCTACTTCGGCCTCGGCTCGAACCTGTCGATCTCTTCGATCCAGATCACGTGGCCTTCGGGCGTGGTCCAGACGCTGACCGGCATCGCCGTCAACCAGCGCCTGACCATCACCGAAGAAGGCGGCGTCGGCAACCAGCCGCCGGTCGCCAGCTTCACGGCGACGACGAACGGCCTGGCGGTCGATGTCGATGCCTCGGCCTCGACGGACGACAGCGCGATCGTGAGCTACGCCTGGACCTTCGGCGACGGCGCCACGGGCACCGGCGTCACGGCGTCGCACACCTACGCCGCCGCCGGCACCTACACGGTGGCGCTGACGGTGACGGACGACGAAGGCGCGACGGGCAGCACGTCCAAGAGCGTGACCGTCAGCGACGGCACCGGCACCGGGGCGTTCCTCGAGTCCGGCGGCCTCGTCTCCATGGAGGCGGAAAACTTCCACAGCCAGGTGGATCGCGACGGCCACACGTGGACGTCGACGACGGCTTCCGCCGGCTTCAGCGGCGCTGCCGCCATGCAGGCCACGCCGGACGACGGCACCCGCGTCCGCACCGGCCCGGAGGCCGTGAGTCCCGAACTCGTGTTCGAGGTCAATTTCGCGACGACGGGGACGTATTACGTCTGGCAGCGCATCTGGGGCGTCGACTCGCGCGGCAACAAGGCCTTCGCCGGCCTCGACGGCACGGCGGAGAGCAGCCCGCTCAAGGTCAACACCTTCGGGTCGTGGCTCTGGGCGAACAGCAAGCAGGACGGCGGGATCTCGACCATCGAGGTGACGTCGGCCGGCGTGCACACCGTCCATGTCTGGATGGGCGACGACGGCGTCTTTGTCGACAAGGTCGTGCTCTCCACCGACGCCGGCTTCGTCCCGACAGGCACCGGCCCGGCCGAGAGCCCGAAGGACGGCGGCGACCCCGTCAACCCCGCGCCGGTCGCGAGCTTCACCGTGACGCAGGGCGCGGGCGAATTCGACTTCGACGTCGACGGCTCGGCCTCGACGGACGACGGGGCGATCGTCAGCTACGACTGGACCTTCGGCGACGGCGCTACCGCGACGGGCGCTACGGCGAGCCACACCTATGGCGCGTACGGCACCTACACGGTGACGCTGACGGTCACCGACGACCTCGGCGCCACCGGCAGCACGAGCCAGACCGTGACGATCGTCGATCCGAACGGCTCGGGCGCATTCCTGGAAGCCGGCGGGATGGTGGTTATGGAAGCCGAACACTTCCATGACAACATCGCGCGCGGGGCGGACAGCTGGGCGGCAGCTTCGGCCAACGCCGGCGCCAGCGGCGCCTCGTATATGGTCTCGACGCCGGATGACGGCACGCAGATCGACTCGGGCGTCGAGACGTCCAGCCCTGAGTTTTCGTTCGACGTCGAGTTCACGACGACGGGCGACTACTACATCTGGGCGCGGGTCTGGGCCGACAACAACCGCGCGAACTCCGGTTATGCCGGCGTCGACGGAGCGGTCGTGCCCAACGCCAACGGCCTGACGGTCGCCACGTTCAGCGCGTGGACCTGGGTGACGGTGCAGAAAGGCAGCACGCCCGTGAGCGTCAACATCGGCTCGGCCGGTGCGCATACGGTCCATGTGTGGATGCGCGAGGATGGCCTCGCCGTCGACAAGGTGCTGCTCACCACCGACGCCGGCTTCACGCCGACGGGTGAAGGCCCGGCCGAGAGCCCGCAGGGTTCCGCGGCGCCGGTGGCCGGCGCGCTCCGGGGCGTCGCGGCCGAGGGCCTGATGCTGCAGGCCGAGGCGCTACCGACCGAGTTCGCGCTCGAAGGCAACTACCCGAACCCGTTCAACCCGACGACGACGATCCGTTTCGCGCTGCCCGAGGCGGCGCAGGTCCGCCTGACGGTGTACGACATGCTGGGCCGCGAAGTGGCCCGGGTGTTCGACGGGGAGCTGCCGGCCGGCCGCCACGAGGCGAGCTGGAACGGCCGCACGGACGCCGGCGCGACGGTTTCGAGCGGGGCGTACCTGCTGCGGATGTCCGCCGGCTCGTTCTCGGCCGTGAAACGGATGGTGGTGGTGAAATAA